A portion of the Cryptomeria japonica chromosome 5, Sugi_1.0, whole genome shotgun sequence genome contains these proteins:
- the LOC131064388 gene encoding DNA-directed RNA polymerase I subunit RPA12: MARLHVHDFLFCELCGTSLNFDSPAYASCPLCCNKQDVNEFRGKEIWCRIGAEDLRKHLKLEPFIKIDDIEDNPEEEIQQRAVVNEDCPKCKHPQLEYYTRQLRSADEGQTVFYECPNCRYKFGLNT; the protein is encoded by the exons ATGGCCAGATTACATGTCCACGACTTTCTATTTTGCGAACTCTGTGGCACCTCACTAAATTTTGACTCACCTGCATATGCGTCTTGCCCATTATGCTGCAACAAGCAGGATGTCAATG AATTTCGAGGAAAAGAGATATGGTGCAGGATTGGAGCTGAG GATCTAAGGAAGCATCTTAAGCTTGAACCTTTCATAAAAATAGATGACATTGAGGACAACCcagaagaagagatacaacaaagGGCAGTG GTCAATGAAGACTGCCCTAAGTGTAAACATCCACAGCTAGAGTATTACACCAGACAG TTACGGTCTGCGGATGAAGGACAAACTGTGTTTTATGAGTGTCCAAATTGCCGCTATAAATTTGGACTCAATACTTAG